A stretch of Pseudomonas sp. 7SR1 DNA encodes these proteins:
- a CDS encoding NADP-dependent isocitrate dehydrogenase, which yields MPTRSKIIYTFTDEAPALATYSLLPIVEAFTASADIAVETRDISLAGRILASFPEQLGDKAVADHLAELGELAVTPEANIIKLPNISASVPQLQAAIKELQAQGYALPDYPETVTTEAEKDARARYDKVKGSAVNPVLREGNSDRRAPLSVKNYARKHPHKMGAWTADSKSHVAHMSNGDFYGSEKAALIDAAGSVKIELIAQDGTATVLKEKTTVQAGEILDCAVMSKKALRDFIAAEIEDAKHKGVLLSVHLKATMMKVSDPIMFGQIVAEFYKDALAKHADVLEQIGFNLNNGIGDLYARIKALPAEQQAQIEADIQAVYAARPSLAMVNSDKGITNLHVPSDVIVDASMPAMIRDSGKMWGTDGQLHDTKAVIPDRCYATIYQAVIEDCKQHGAFDPTTMGSVPNVGLMAKKAEEYGSHDKTFQIKVDGLVRVSDSNGRTLLEQNVEAGDIFRMCQTKDAPIQDWVKLAVNRARASNTPAIFWLDPMRAHDGVVIEKVQAYLKDHDTAGLDIRIMSPVDAMKFTLARTREGKDTISVTGNVLRDYLTDLFPIMELGTSAKMLSIVPLMNGGGLFETGAGGSAPKHVQQLLEENFLRWDSLGEFLALAASLEHLGVTYNNPKALVLAKTLDQATGEFLDRNKSPSRKVGGIDNRGSHFYLTLFWAQALAAQDDDAALKAQFATLAKTLTDNEEKIVAELNAVQGKPVDIGGYYFANPELTSKAMRPSATFNAAIAALV from the coding sequence ATGCCCACCCGCTCGAAGATCATCTATACCTTCACCGACGAAGCCCCCGCCCTCGCCACCTATTCGCTGCTGCCGATCGTCGAAGCCTTCACCGCTTCGGCCGATATCGCTGTGGAAACCCGCGATATCTCCCTCGCAGGGCGTATCCTGGCCAGCTTCCCCGAGCAACTGGGTGACAAAGCCGTAGCCGACCACCTCGCCGAACTGGGCGAACTGGCCGTCACGCCTGAAGCCAACATCATCAAGCTGCCGAACATCAGCGCCTCGGTGCCGCAACTGCAGGCCGCGATCAAGGAATTGCAGGCCCAGGGCTACGCACTGCCGGACTACCCGGAAACCGTGACCACCGAGGCCGAGAAAGATGCTCGCGCCCGTTACGACAAGGTCAAGGGCAGCGCCGTGAACCCGGTCCTGCGCGAAGGCAACTCCGACCGCCGCGCGCCGCTGTCGGTCAAGAACTACGCTCGCAAGCACCCGCACAAGATGGGTGCCTGGACCGCCGACTCCAAGTCCCACGTGGCCCACATGAGCAACGGCGATTTCTACGGCAGCGAAAAAGCCGCCCTGATCGACGCCGCCGGCAGTGTGAAAATCGAGCTGATCGCCCAGGATGGCACCGCCACCGTCCTGAAGGAAAAGACCACCGTACAAGCCGGTGAGATCCTCGACTGCGCCGTCATGAGCAAAAAGGCCCTGCGCGACTTCATCGCCGCCGAAATCGAAGACGCCAAGCACAAAGGCGTCCTGTTGTCGGTGCACCTCAAGGCCACCATGATGAAGGTCTCCGACCCGATCATGTTCGGCCAGATCGTGGCCGAGTTCTACAAGGACGCCCTGGCCAAGCACGCCGACGTACTGGAACAGATCGGCTTCAACCTGAACAACGGCATCGGCGATCTGTACGCTCGTATCAAGGCCCTGCCGGCCGAGCAGCAGGCCCAGATCGAAGCCGACATCCAGGCGGTCTACGCGGCGCGCCCATCCCTGGCGATGGTCAACTCCGACAAGGGCATCACCAACCTGCACGTGCCGAGCGACGTCATCGTCGACGCCTCGATGCCAGCCATGATCCGTGACTCCGGCAAGATGTGGGGCACCGACGGCCAGCTGCACGACACCAAGGCCGTGATCCCGGATCGTTGCTACGCCACCATCTACCAGGCAGTGATCGAAGACTGCAAGCAGCACGGCGCCTTCGACCCGACCACAATGGGCAGCGTGCCGAACGTCGGCCTGATGGCCAAGAAAGCCGAAGAGTACGGCTCCCACGACAAGACCTTCCAGATCAAGGTCGACGGCTTGGTCCGCGTCAGCGACAGCAACGGTCGCACCCTGCTGGAACAGAACGTGGAAGCCGGCGACATCTTCCGCATGTGCCAGACCAAGGACGCACCGATCCAGGACTGGGTCAAGCTGGCGGTCAACCGTGCCCGCGCCAGCAATACCCCGGCCATCTTCTGGCTGGACCCGATGCGCGCCCACGACGGCGTGGTGATCGAGAAAGTCCAGGCCTACCTGAAGGATCACGACACCGCGGGCCTGGATATCCGCATCATGTCGCCGGTCGATGCGATGAAGTTCACCCTGGCCCGCACCCGCGAAGGCAAGGACACCATTTCGGTGACCGGCAACGTGCTGCGTGACTACCTCACCGACCTGTTCCCGATCATGGAGCTGGGCACCAGCGCCAAGATGCTGTCCATCGTGCCGCTGATGAATGGCGGCGGCCTGTTCGAAACCGGCGCCGGCGGTTCGGCACCCAAGCACGTTCAACAGCTGCTGGAAGAGAACTTCCTGCGCTGGGATTCCCTGGGTGAGTTCCTGGCCCTGGCCGCTTCCCTGGAACACCTGGGCGTGACCTACAACAACCCGAAAGCGCTGGTGCTGGCCAAGACCCTGGACCAGGCCACCGGTGAGTTCCTGGACCGCAACAAGTCGCCTTCGCGCAAGGTCGGCGGCATCGACAACCGCGGCAGCCATTTCTACCTGACCCTGTTCTGGGCCCAGGCACTGGCCGCCCAGGACGACGACGCAGCCCTCAAGGCCCAGTTTGCGACCCTGGCCAAGACCCTGACCGACAACGAAGAGAAGATCGTTGCCGAGCTCAACGCCGTCCAAGGCAAGCCAGTGGACATTGGCGGCTATTACTTCGCCAACCCGGAACTGACCAGCAAGGCCATGCGCCCGAGCGCCACCTTCAACGCGGCGATCGCTGCGCTGGTGTAA
- a CDS encoding methyl-accepting chemotaxis protein, which produces MSATVHEVARNAEQACAAASEADAQARIGDEVVAQAIVQIERLAGEVGRSVEAMNELEQESGRIGKIMDVIRAVAEQTNLLALNAAIEAARAGDAGRGFAVVADEVRGLAQRTQQSTEEIESLVAGMQNGTRQVSNIMRNSRELTDSSVELAGKAGTSLGNITQAVSGIQAMNQQIAAAAVQQSSVAEDISRSILSVRDVSEQTASASEETAASSIELARLGNQLQQLVSHFKV; this is translated from the coding sequence ATGTCGGCGACGGTGCATGAAGTCGCGCGCAATGCCGAACAGGCTTGCGCAGCCGCGTCGGAGGCCGACGCACAGGCCCGTATCGGCGACGAGGTGGTCGCGCAAGCCATCGTCCAGATCGAGCGTTTGGCCGGCGAAGTCGGGCGCTCCGTCGAAGCCATGAACGAGTTGGAGCAGGAAAGCGGGCGCATCGGCAAGATCATGGACGTGATCAGGGCGGTGGCCGAGCAGACCAACCTGCTGGCCCTCAATGCGGCCATCGAGGCCGCTCGCGCCGGTGACGCCGGGCGTGGCTTTGCCGTGGTCGCCGACGAAGTGCGCGGGCTGGCCCAGCGTACCCAGCAGTCCACCGAAGAGATTGAAAGCCTGGTGGCGGGCATGCAGAACGGCACGCGCCAGGTCTCGAATATCATGCGAAACAGCCGTGAACTGACTGACAGCAGCGTGGAATTGGCCGGTAAGGCTGGCACCTCCCTGGGCAATATCACCCAGGCTGTTTCCGGCATCCAGGCCATGAACCAGCAGATTGCCGCCGCCGCGGTGCAACAGAGTTCGGTGGCCGAGGACATCAGTCGCAGTATCTTGAGCGTGCGCGATGTCTCCGAGCAGACCGCCTCGGCCAGCGAGGAAACCGCAGCCTCCAGCATCGAACTGGCGCGCCTGGGGAACCAGTTGCAGCAACTGGTGAGCCATTTCAAAGTGTGA
- the aceA gene encoding isocitrate lyase, translating into MALTREQQIAALEKDWAENPRWKGVKRNYSAADVVRLRGSVQPEHTFAKMGAEKLWNLVTQGAKPSFRPEKDFVNCMGALTGGQAVQQVKAGIQAIYLSGWQVAADNNSAESMYPDQSLYPVDSVPTVVKRINNSFRRADQIQWKAGKNPGDEGYIDYFAPIVADAEAGFGGVLNAYELMKSMIEAGAAGVHFEDQLASVKKCGHMGGKVLVPTQEAVQKLTAARLAADVAGVPTIILARTDANAADLLTSDCDPYDQPFVTGTRTQEGFYKVRAGLDQAIARGLAYAPYADLIWCETAKPDLEEARRFAEAIKKEYPDQILSYNCSPSFNWKKNLDDATIAKFQRELSAMGYKHQFITLAGIHNMWHSMFNLAHDYARNDMTAYVKLQEQEFADAAKGYTFVAHQQEVGTGYFDDMTTVIQGGTSSVTALTGSTEEEQFH; encoded by the coding sequence ATGGCACTGACACGCGAACAGCAAATTGCAGCCCTTGAAAAAGACTGGGCTGAGAACCCACGCTGGAAAGGCGTGAAGCGCAATTATTCCGCTGCTGACGTCGTCCGTCTGCGTGGCTCGGTTCAACCTGAGCACACCTTTGCGAAAATGGGCGCCGAGAAGCTCTGGAACCTGGTGACCCAGGGCGCCAAGCCATCCTTCCGTCCCGAGAAAGATTTCGTCAACTGCATGGGCGCCCTGACCGGCGGCCAGGCCGTACAGCAAGTCAAGGCCGGCATCCAGGCGATCTACCTGTCGGGCTGGCAAGTGGCTGCCGACAACAACTCCGCCGAATCGATGTACCCCGACCAATCGCTGTACCCGGTGGATTCGGTTCCCACCGTGGTCAAGCGCATCAACAACTCGTTCCGTCGCGCCGACCAGATCCAGTGGAAAGCCGGCAAGAACCCAGGCGACGAAGGCTACATCGACTACTTCGCGCCAATCGTGGCTGACGCCGAAGCCGGTTTCGGCGGCGTACTGAATGCCTACGAGCTGATGAAGAGCATGATCGAAGCAGGCGCCGCCGGCGTTCACTTCGAAGACCAGCTGGCCTCGGTGAAGAAATGCGGCCACATGGGCGGCAAGGTACTGGTGCCGACCCAGGAAGCCGTACAGAAGCTGACCGCTGCCCGCCTGGCCGCCGACGTCGCTGGCGTACCGACCATCATCCTGGCCCGTACCGACGCCAACGCCGCTGACCTGCTGACTTCCGACTGCGACCCGTACGACCAGCCGTTCGTGACCGGCACCCGCACCCAGGAAGGCTTCTACAAAGTCCGCGCCGGCCTGGACCAGGCAATCGCCCGCGGCCTGGCCTACGCGCCGTACGCCGACCTGATCTGGTGTGAAACCGCCAAGCCGGACCTGGAAGAAGCGCGTCGCTTCGCCGAAGCGATCAAGAAGGAATACCCGGACCAGATCCTGTCGTACAACTGCTCGCCTTCCTTCAACTGGAAGAAAAACCTGGACGACGCGACCATCGCCAAGTTCCAGCGCGAACTGTCCGCCATGGGCTACAAGCACCAGTTCATCACCCTGGCCGGCATCCACAACATGTGGCACAGCATGTTCAACCTGGCGCACGACTACGCCCGCAACGACATGACCGCCTACGTGAAACTGCAGGAGCAGGAGTTCGCCGACGCCGCCAAGGGCTACACCTTCGTGGCGCACCAGCAGGAAGTGGGCACCGGTTACTTCGACGACATGACCACCGTGATCCAGGGCGGCACCTCGTCGGTAACCGCACTGACCGGCTCCACCGAAGAAGAACAGTTCCACTGA
- a CDS encoding GNAT family N-acetyltransferase — protein sequence MNRIHVRVADWQKDNAEIRRIRETVFIAEQSVPPELEWDCDDQDAVHFLAFEGDFPIGTARLLTEGHIGRVSVLKDWRGLKVGDALMQAVIAEAERRGLKQQMLSAQVHATPFYERLGFAVVSEEFLEAGIPHVDMVRHSA from the coding sequence ATGAATAGAATTCACGTTCGTGTCGCAGACTGGCAAAAGGACAACGCCGAGATCCGGCGCATTCGTGAGACCGTGTTCATTGCCGAACAGTCCGTTCCACCCGAGCTGGAATGGGATTGCGATGACCAGGATGCAGTGCATTTCCTGGCCTTCGAAGGCGATTTCCCCATTGGCACCGCTCGCCTGCTGACCGAGGGTCATATCGGCCGCGTCTCGGTCCTCAAGGACTGGCGCGGCCTGAAAGTCGGCGATGCGCTGATGCAAGCCGTGATCGCCGAAGCCGAGAGACGCGGGCTCAAGCAGCAGATGCTCAGCGCCCAGGTCCATGCCACGCCGTTCTATGAGCGCCTGGGCTTTGCCGTGGTCAGCGAGGAGTTCCTGGAAGCCGGGATCCCTCATGTGGACATGGTGCGGCACTCGGCCTGA
- the purB gene encoding adenylosuccinate lyase codes for MQLSSLTAVSPVDGRYAGKTQALRPIFSEYGLIRARVLVEVRWLQRLAAHPAIGEVPAFSAEANAVLNALAENFALEHAERVKEIERTTNHDVKAIEYLLKEQAAQLPELAKVSEFIHFACTSEDINNLSHALMLREGRDDVMLPLMRQIAQAIRELAIRFADVPMLSRTHGQPASPTTLGKELANVVYRLERQIAQVAAVPLLGKINGAVGNYNAHLSAYPDIDWEANARAFIEDELGLSFNPYTTQIEPHDYIAELFDAIARFNTILIDFDRDIWGYISLGYFKQRTIAGEIGSSTMPHKVNPIDFENSEGNLGIANALFQHLASKLPISRWQRDLTDSTVLRNLGVGFAHSVIAYEASLKGIGKLELNEQKIAADLDACWEVLAEPIQTVMRRYNIENPYEKLKELTRGKGISPEALQTFIDGLDMPAEARTELKKLTPARYIGNAAAQAKRI; via the coding sequence ATGCAGCTCTCTTCGCTCACTGCGGTTTCCCCTGTTGACGGCCGCTACGCCGGCAAAACCCAGGCCCTGCGCCCGATTTTCAGCGAGTACGGCCTGATCCGTGCCCGCGTCCTGGTTGAAGTGCGCTGGCTCCAGCGCCTGGCCGCCCACCCCGCCATCGGCGAAGTCCCGGCGTTCTCCGCCGAAGCCAATGCGGTGCTGAACGCCCTGGCCGAGAACTTCGCCCTGGAGCACGCCGAGCGCGTCAAAGAGATCGAGCGCACCACCAACCACGACGTCAAGGCCATCGAATACCTGCTCAAGGAGCAGGCGGCCCAGCTGCCGGAACTGGCCAAGGTCAGCGAATTCATCCACTTTGCCTGCACCAGCGAGGACATCAACAACCTGTCCCACGCCCTGATGCTGCGCGAAGGCCGCGATGACGTGATGCTGCCGCTGATGCGCCAGATCGCCCAGGCCATTCGCGAACTGGCGATCCGTTTCGCCGACGTACCGATGCTGTCGCGCACCCACGGCCAGCCGGCTTCGCCGACCACCCTGGGCAAGGAACTGGCGAACGTCGTTTACCGCCTGGAGCGCCAGATCGCTCAAGTCGCCGCCGTGCCCCTGCTGGGCAAGATCAACGGCGCCGTGGGCAACTACAACGCGCACCTGTCGGCCTACCCGGACATCGACTGGGAAGCCAATGCCCGTGCCTTCATCGAAGACGAGCTGGGCCTGAGCTTCAACCCGTACACCACCCAGATCGAACCGCACGACTACATCGCCGAGCTGTTCGACGCGATCGCACGCTTCAACACCATCCTGATCGACTTCGACCGCGACATCTGGGGCTACATCTCCCTGGGCTATTTCAAGCAGCGCACCATCGCCGGCGAAATCGGTTCCTCGACCATGCCGCACAAGGTCAACCCGATCGACTTCGAGAACTCCGAAGGCAACCTGGGCATCGCCAATGCACTGTTCCAGCACCTGGCGAGCAAGCTGCCGATTTCCCGCTGGCAGCGCGACCTGACCGACTCCACGGTACTGCGCAACCTGGGCGTGGGTTTCGCCCATAGCGTCATTGCCTACGAAGCCAGCCTCAAGGGCATCGGCAAGCTGGAGCTGAACGAGCAGAAGATCGCCGCCGACCTCGACGCCTGCTGGGAAGTCCTGGCCGAGCCGATCCAGACCGTGATGCGCCGCTACAACATCGAAAACCCCTATGAGAAGCTGAAAGAACTGACCCGTGGCAAGGGCATCAGCCCTGAAGCGTTGCAGACTTTCATCGACGGCCTGGACATGCCCGCCGAAGCGCGCACCGAGCTGAAAAAGCTCACGCCGGCCCGCTACATCGGCAATGCGGCGGCACAAGCCAAGCGTATCTGA
- a CDS encoding NUDIX hydrolase: protein MNWQPHITVATIVEDNGRFLMVEESKGGRAVLNQPAGHLDPNETLIEAAVRETLEETGWDVEPTDVVGIYLYTAPSNGVTYQRVCFAARALNHNPDSPLDDGILGAKWLSRDELLEQRDHWRSELIIRCIDDYLAGHRHSLALIRPSL from the coding sequence ATGAACTGGCAACCCCACATCACCGTCGCCACCATCGTCGAAGACAATGGCCGTTTCCTGATGGTGGAAGAGTCCAAGGGTGGACGCGCGGTGCTCAACCAGCCGGCCGGCCACCTGGACCCCAACGAAACACTGATCGAAGCCGCTGTACGCGAAACCCTGGAAGAAACCGGCTGGGACGTCGAACCCACCGACGTGGTGGGCATTTACCTGTACACCGCGCCCAGCAACGGCGTGACTTACCAGCGCGTCTGTTTCGCCGCCAGGGCCTTGAACCATAACCCCGACTCTCCACTGGATGACGGCATCCTCGGCGCTAAATGGCTAAGCCGCGACGAACTGCTCGAACAGCGCGACCACTGGCGCAGCGAGCTGATCATCCGCTGCATCGACGATTACCTGGCCGGTCATCGCCACAGCCTGGCACTGATACGCCCTTCCCTTTAG
- a CDS encoding ribosomal protein uL16 3-hydroxylase: MNPDIPLQLLGGITAREFLRDYWQKKPLLIRQAIPDFESPIDADELAGLALEEEVESRLVIEHGERPWELRRGPFAEDEFSKLPEREWTLLVQAVDQFVPEVAELLEHFRFLPSWRIDDVMISFAAPGGSVGPHFDNYDVFLLQGHGKRNWKIGQMCDSESPLLQHADLRILADFEANDEWTLEPGDMLYLPPRLAHCGVAVDDCMTYSVGFRAPSAAEVLTHFTDFLSQFLPDEERYTDADARPVSDPHQIQHDALDRLKGLLAEHMSDERLLLTWFGQFMTEPRYPELVVGPELEEDDLLAGLEQGAVIIRNPSARLAWSEVDDDLLLFASGQSRYLPGKLRELLKMICAADALHIENLGPWLADEDGRGLLCELVKQGSLGFADE, translated from the coding sequence ATGAATCCTGATATTCCTCTGCAACTCCTGGGCGGCATCACGGCACGGGAGTTCCTGCGCGACTACTGGCAGAAGAAACCGCTGCTGATCCGCCAGGCCATCCCTGACTTCGAAAGCCCGATCGACGCCGACGAACTGGCCGGCCTGGCCCTGGAAGAAGAAGTCGAGTCGCGCCTGGTGATCGAGCACGGCGAGCGTCCCTGGGAATTGCGTCGCGGCCCGTTCGCCGAAGACGAATTCAGTAAACTGCCAGAGCGCGAATGGACACTGCTGGTACAGGCGGTCGATCAATTCGTACCGGAAGTCGCCGAATTGCTGGAGCACTTCCGCTTCCTGCCCAGCTGGCGCATCGACGATGTGATGATCAGCTTCGCCGCCCCCGGTGGCAGCGTTGGCCCGCATTTCGACAACTACGACGTATTCCTGCTGCAAGGGCATGGCAAGCGCAACTGGAAGATCGGCCAGATGTGCGACTCCGAGAGTCCCTTGCTGCAGCACGCCGACCTGCGCATCCTCGCCGACTTCGAGGCGAACGACGAGTGGACCCTGGAACCGGGTGACATGCTCTACCTGCCGCCCCGCCTGGCCCACTGCGGCGTGGCCGTGGATGACTGCATGACGTATTCGGTGGGTTTCCGCGCGCCGAGCGCCGCCGAGGTGCTGACTCATTTCACCGATTTCCTCAGCCAGTTCCTGCCGGACGAAGAACGCTACACCGACGCCGATGCGCGCCCGGTGAGCGACCCGCATCAGATCCAGCACGACGCCCTCGATCGCCTCAAGGGCCTGCTGGCCGAACACATGAGCGACGAACGCCTGCTGCTGACCTGGTTCGGCCAGTTCATGACCGAGCCACGCTACCCGGAACTGGTGGTCGGGCCCGAGCTGGAAGAGGACGACCTGCTGGCCGGCCTGGAGCAAGGCGCGGTGATCATTCGCAACCCGAGCGCACGCCTGGCCTGGTCGGAAGTCGACGACGACCTGCTACTGTTCGCCAGCGGCCAGAGCCGCTACCTGCCGGGCAAGTTGCGTGAGCTGCTGAAGATGATCTGCGCCGCGGATGCGCTGCATATCGAAAACCTCGGCCCATGGCTGGCCGACGAAGATGGTCGCGGCCTGCTCTGCGAGTTGGTCAAGCAAGGCAGCCTGGGGTTCGCCGATGAATAG
- the hflD gene encoding high frequency lysogenization protein HflD — MSPIQEQLTALGGVFLAAVLVDRIAKTGQASEAGLSCMLGSLLVRDPKDTLEVYGGDDLNLREGYRALIGALEREPSALQREPLRYALSMLGLERQLAKRDDLLETIGNRLPQIQSQVEHFGPSHENVIAACGALYQDTLSTLRQRIQVHGDMRNLQQPSNASKIRALLLAGIRSARLWRQLGGHRWQLVISRRKLLKELYPLMRNE, encoded by the coding sequence ATGAGCCCGATCCAGGAACAACTGACGGCATTGGGCGGGGTGTTCCTCGCCGCCGTACTGGTGGACAGGATCGCCAAGACCGGCCAGGCCAGCGAAGCCGGCCTGAGCTGCATGCTCGGCAGCCTGCTGGTTCGCGACCCCAAGGACACCCTCGAAGTCTACGGCGGCGACGACCTGAACCTGCGCGAGGGTTATCGTGCCCTGATCGGCGCCCTGGAGCGCGAGCCCAGCGCCCTGCAACGCGAGCCGTTGCGCTATGCCCTGTCGATGCTGGGCCTTGAGCGCCAGTTGGCCAAGCGCGACGACCTGTTGGAGACCATCGGCAATCGCCTGCCGCAGATCCAGTCCCAGGTCGAACACTTCGGTCCGTCCCACGAAAACGTGATCGCCGCCTGCGGTGCGCTCTACCAGGACACCCTGAGTACCTTGCGCCAGCGCATCCAGGTGCATGGCGACATGCGCAACCTGCAGCAGCCGAGCAACGCCTCGAAGATCCGTGCCCTGCTGTTGGCCGGCATTCGCTCGGCGCGGCTGTGGCGGCAGTTGGGAGGCCACCGCTGGCAGCTGGTGATCAGCCGACGCAAATTGCTTAAAGAGCTTTACCCGTTGATGCGCAACGAATAA
- a CDS encoding secretin N-terminal domain-containing protein → MPLRTLLVTLLLGCSLSAMADTQIVPLNYRTSADLLPVAQNFIGKDGQVSAYGNQLIVNAEPGKIEELRQFLAQLDTAPKRLLITVDTNENNLQGDQGYSINGAAPSQTRIINRSTASRDGGVQQVQASEGQPALIQVGQSVPFTSTQTDTYGRMQSQTEYRNVTQGFYVTASVTGETVHLSISTNRDRMSQERPDVVNVQSTDTTVSGRLGEWITLAGVNRQTQADKQGLTRSYSTQGRDDMILRVKVDTLN, encoded by the coding sequence ATGCCTCTACGCACCCTCCTGGTCACCCTGCTGCTCGGCTGCAGCCTGTCGGCCATGGCCGACACACAAATCGTGCCGCTGAACTACCGCACCAGCGCCGACCTGCTGCCGGTGGCGCAGAACTTCATCGGCAAGGACGGCCAGGTCAGCGCCTACGGCAACCAACTGATCGTCAACGCCGAACCTGGCAAGATCGAAGAACTCCGGCAATTCCTCGCCCAGTTGGATACCGCCCCCAAACGCCTGCTGATCACCGTGGACACCAACGAGAACAACCTGCAAGGCGACCAAGGCTACTCCATCAACGGGGCAGCCCCCAGCCAGACCCGCATCATCAACCGCAGCACAGCCAGCCGTGACGGTGGGGTGCAGCAGGTACAGGCAAGCGAAGGCCAACCGGCGCTGATCCAGGTCGGACAAAGCGTGCCCTTCACCAGCACCCAGACCGACACCTATGGCCGCATGCAGAGCCAGACCGAATACCGCAATGTCACCCAGGGTTTCTATGTCACCGCCAGCGTTACCGGCGAGACCGTTCATCTGAGCATCAGTACCAACCGTGACCGTATGAGCCAGGAACGTCCCGATGTAGTGAACGTCCAGAGTACCGACACAACAGTCAGCGGTCGCCTGGGGGAATGGATCACCCTGGCGGGCGTGAATCGCCAGACACAAGCCGACAAACAAGGCCTGACCCGCAGCTACTCGACACAAGGTCGCGACGACATGATTCTGCGGGTCAAGGTCGACACCCTGAACTGA
- the mnmA gene encoding tRNA 2-thiouridine(34) synthase MnmA, whose amino-acid sequence MRDPAPSDTTKKRVIVGMSGGVDSSVSALLLIEQGYEVEGLFMKNWEEDDGTEYCTAMDDLADAQAVCDKIGIKLHTANFAAEYWDNVFEHFLAEYKAGRTPNPDILCNREIKFKAFLDYAMMLGADLIATGHYVRRRDIDGRTELLKGLDPNKDQSYFLHAVGGEQIAKTLFPVGELEKPEVRAIAEKHALATAKKKDSTGICFIGERRFSDFLKQYLPAQPGEIKTTEGEVIGRHHGLMYHTIGQRQGLGIGGLKDAGEEPWYVLVKDLEHNELIVGQGNDHPWLFSRALLASDIYWVNPIDLSEPRRLTAKVRYRQSDQPCTLEKTATGYRATFDDPQRAVTPGQSVVFYDGEVCLGGGVIEVAEPWSSKA is encoded by the coding sequence ATGCGTGATCCAGCTCCTTCTGACACCACCAAGAAGCGCGTCATTGTCGGCATGTCCGGCGGCGTGGACTCTTCCGTTTCCGCTCTCCTGCTGATCGAGCAGGGCTATGAAGTGGAAGGCCTGTTCATGAAGAACTGGGAAGAAGACGACGGAACCGAATACTGCACCGCCATGGACGACCTGGCGGACGCCCAGGCCGTGTGCGACAAGATCGGCATCAAGCTGCACACTGCCAACTTCGCCGCCGAGTACTGGGACAACGTGTTCGAGCACTTCCTGGCCGAATACAAGGCCGGCCGCACGCCGAACCCCGACATCCTCTGCAACCGCGAGATCAAGTTCAAGGCGTTCCTGGACTACGCCATGATGCTGGGTGCCGACCTGATCGCCACCGGCCACTATGTGCGCCGCCGCGACATCGACGGTCGCACCGAACTGCTCAAGGGCCTGGACCCGAACAAGGACCAGAGCTATTTCCTGCACGCCGTGGGTGGCGAGCAGATCGCCAAGACCCTGTTCCCGGTAGGCGAGCTGGAGAAGCCCGAAGTCCGCGCAATCGCCGAGAAGCATGCCCTGGCGACCGCCAAGAAGAAGGACTCCACCGGTATCTGCTTCATCGGCGAGCGGCGCTTCAGCGACTTCCTCAAGCAATACCTGCCGGCCCAGCCAGGCGAGATCAAGACCACCGAAGGCGAAGTCATCGGCCGCCACCATGGCCTGATGTACCACACCATCGGCCAGCGCCAGGGCCTGGGCATCGGCGGCCTGAAGGACGCCGGTGAAGAGCCGTGGTACGTGCTGGTCAAGGACCTGGAGCACAACGAACTGATCGTCGGCCAGGGCAACGACCATCCGTGGCTGTTCTCCCGCGCCCTGCTCGCCTCGGACATCTACTGGGTCAATCCCATCGACCTGAGCGAACCTCGTCGCCTGACGGCCAAGGTGCGCTACCGCCAGAGCGACCAGCCCTGCACCCTGGAAAAAACCGCCACCGGCTATCGCGCCACCTTCGATGATCCGCAGCGGGCGGTGACTCCCGGCCAGTCCGTGGTGTTCTACGACGGTGAAGTCTGCCTGGGCGGCGGCGTGATCGAAGTTGCAGAGCCGTGGAGTAGCAAGGCATGA